The stretch of DNA AACACTGTTTTCTAAAACATCAATACTATAAATTCGAGCTTCAATAGTATCTTTCATAAAATCTTTTATTTTGGGAACTTTTATTGAGTTGATTTTTTCTTTTGTATTTATATTAAAAATATCAACACTTGAATCAGTTGTGGCTACATATAAATTTTCATTTTTTAAAACCAAATCAGTTACTCCACCACTTGTTTTTAATGAATAATTTGGAGTTAAATCTTTTGCTGATATATTTGGTAGATATAAAAAAACGCTTAAAAATACAAATATAAATTTTTTCATTTATTAGCCTTTTATTTGATAATTTTTATAGCATTTGTAGGACATGATTTTATACAAAAACCACATGAAGTACAAGAGTCATTTATACTTGGTCTAAACATAGCTAAAAAATCAATAGCATCATCTAAACATGGGTCTTTACATGAAAAACACATGGTTTTATTCCATGATAAACACGATAACACATCTATTTCTATTTTTGCATTAATTCTTTTTTTATACTCTAAATTTAAAACTTCATTTGGACAAATTTTTGCACACTCATCACAATAGGTACAACCACTTGAAGTGAAATCAAGTTTTGGTGTAAAATCTCCTTGAATGAATATAATATTTTCTTCACAAACTGTAGAGCATAAACCCTCACAATCTTTACAATTTGTAAAGAAAATATCTTCATCTTTAAAGTATGGAGGTCTTATTATTTTCTCTTGTTTCTCATCTTTTTTAAAAGATGAAACAAGAGAACTAAAAAGTTCTCTTCTTTTCATTATTTTTTCTTTAAAGTATCTAAATCGTCAGTTAAAACTTCATTCCAAGTAGAGTGAGTTTTTCCATCTTTTCTTGTATAGTTAGCTTTAAATGTATTTTCAACAGCTAATCCACCTGTACTTTGAGGAGCATGACAAGCAGTACAATTAAATCTTGCATGTGATATTGTTTCAATTGGTTTTATTGAAACTTCATTTTTCATGTCATCTGTTGATTTTACAAAATTATCACCATCAAGTGTATGTTTTGGTCTAAAATCAATATAGTGTGATTTTGGAATTGGTGTTGCATTCATAGATGCTGCAACTGATACATCATGACAACCAATACACATATTATTATCAGGTGTAATCTCTAACATTCCTTCAACATCATGTGGAATCATAGGTGGAGCATTTTGGTAAGCTCTTTCTATTTTGTATCCACTCATTGGTTGAGAAGTACCATATTTTGTCTCATCAGGAGCAGCTTTATCTTCTGATAATAAATCTACTTTTCTAAGACCAATTGAATCTTCATCTATAACATTTTTTGTATTTGCAGCAAATAATATTGTTGTTGCTACTGTTATTGCTAAAGCTAATTTACCTAACTTCATTTTCATTTTCCTTTTTTAAATTTTTTATTGAAAAATTAAGAGCATTATCATCACAAACTTCTACACATCTTCCACAGTTTGTACACTCACCACTTAACACAGGCATAGAAGTTTTTGTAACCATATGTAAAACTTGGCTTTCTGGACAAACTTCTTTACATTTCATACACGCTGTACAATTAGGCGCATTGTGATGAACTCTAATTAAACTAAATTTTCCAACAAGTGAATAAAATCCACCAAGAGGACAAATATGTCCGCACCAACCATTTTTTAAAACAAATAAGTCAAAAAGAAATATTACAAGCATCGCAGCCCAGCCAAATCCCATTCCAAATATGATTCCTCTATGAACCATGGAAATAGGAGATACTAACTCAAATGCTGCAAGACCCATAAAAAAAGAGATAACAAAACTAATTGCGATTACCCAATATCTTATATTTCTAGAAGCTGGTTGTTTTTTTTGGATTTGATTAAATCCAAATTTTCTTCGCAAAAAATTTGCTAAATCTGTAATCATATTTACAGGACAAATCCAAGAACAAAAAGCTCGACCACCAACAATCATATAAAATATCAAAATGAAAAAAGCTCCCAAAAGAATATCAAATGATAAAAATGCACCTGCAAAAAACATCTGTAAAATAGCATAAGGATCACTTAATGGAATAGTAATTAAAATCAATGATGAACTTAAATTTCCCATCAAAATATTTATTCCATAAATATTTGCAATCACATATAAAACCATAATAGATATTTGAGTGATTCTTCTAGCGATTAAAAATCTATATTTCTTTATCATTTTAATAAATCCTCCATGTCGCTACTATTGTTTAAAGAATCAACTGCACTATCTTTACTAATTTTTGTTTTTGTAGTATTGCTTGTTGCATTTTCTACTCTTTTTTCGTCTTTTTTATTCCAACCTTGAACATAGTGATCACCCACTTTTCCCAAAGCTATATCCCTTGGAAGTACAAAAATTGCTGCTTTTTGTGTAACACAAGCTTTTTCACATAATCCACAACCTGTACATACATCCGTATGAACAACAGGTTTTAAAAAAGCATGTTTCCCTGTTCTTTCATTTTTTGAATATTCAATACTTATCGCTTCACCTAAAAGTGGACACGCTCTATAGCAAGCATCGCATTGAATACCCCAAAAAGCGATACAAGAGTTATCATCAATAACAGCTACTCCCATTTGAGCTTTTGTGATATCTAATTTTTTTTCTTCATTTTGTACAGATTTTATATCAAGTGCTTTTGTTGGACAAACAGGAACACATGGAATATCAGTACACATATAACAAGGAATTTCTCTTGGTATAAAAAATGGTGTTCCCAGAGGTTTGTTATCTCCTGGTTTTGCCAATCTTAATGTATCAAAAGGACAGGCTTCTACACACATTCCGCATTTAATACATGTTGCTAAAAAATCAGCTTCATTTCTTGCTCCGGGTGGTCTTAATATTAATGAAGTAGCTTTTACTTCATCAACATATGCACTCCAAGTTAAACCTCCAAGAATTGCCAAGCCTGAAGCTCTGGCAATTGTTAGAAAAAATTTTCTTCTTTCACTTATTGGTAGGTTTTGTTCTGTTTTCATCTTTTCTCTTTACTTTTACGCTTGATAAATTTTTACCGCACATTTTTTAAAGTCAGTTTGACCTGATTGTGGGCAAGTCGCATCTAAACAAACTTTATTTATAAATACTTTTTCATCGAACCAAGGAACAAACACTAAACCACGTGATGGTCTATTTCTTCCTCTTGTTTCAACTCTAGCTTTTACTTTTCCACGTCTTGATTCAACCCAACATAAAGAACCTTGCGTAACTCCATAAGTTTTTGCATCTTCTGGGTGCATATAACAAAGTGCTTCTGGAACTGCTCGATATAATTCAGGAACCCTCATAGTCATAGTTCCACTATGCCAATGTTCTAAAACCCTTCCTGTACTTAACCAAACTGGATATTCAGTATCTGGAATTTCCGGTGGATCCATGTAAGGACGTGCAAATATTTTTGCTTTATTTTTTAATGATTTTTTAGTTTGGTCTTTAACTCCAAGTAAATCACCTTGCGCTAACTCTTTTGCTAATGTTCCATAGAATGCAAAATCACTATCTGGACTCTCTTTTTTAGCATAAGGGTCATATTTTGTATTAAATCTCCATTGTGTTTCTTTTCCATCAACAACTGGCCATTTAAGTCCTCGCACCTTGTGATAAGTATCAAAGTCAGCTAAATCGTGACCGTGACCTCTACCAAAGTCAGCATACTCTTCAAATAGATATTTTTGAATAAAGAATCCATAACCTTTGAATACTTTTCCATCACTTCCAACTACTTTTCTAGCATCTCCAAAACCTTCACTATTATCGTAACCAGCTTGAACAGGGTCTTTTTGATCTAATTTGTAAGATTGAGCTTTTTTATTTGCAAATAAAATTTCATACATAGTTGTATTTTCATTATATCCCATAGCTTTGGCAGCTTCAATTACATCTGGAAGTTTTATTTCACCTTTGCTACTTGCAAGTGTTTGTTCACCCCATAAATCTTTTACTGTAAATCTTTTTGAAAGTTCAACCCATTGCCATGTATCAGACATTGCATCTCCAACAGGAACTACTTGTTGTCTCCAAAGTTGTGTTCTTCTTTCAGCATTTCCATATCCACCCCATTTTTCATAAATCATGGCAGATGGTAAAATTAAGTCAGATACTTTTGCAGAAATCCCTGGATATCCATCGCTAGTTACGATGAAGTTGTCCATTTCACGTGCAGCTTTAATCCAATGTGTTGCACTTGCTGTATCTTGATACGGATTACAAACATTTACCCAAGCAAATTTAATATTTCCATCTTCGATGTCTCTATGAATTTTCATAATATGTTGGTGACCTTTTGGATTTAAAGTACCAGCTGGAATACTCCAAGCTTTTTCAGCTATATCTCTATGTTTTGGATTATCAACCATCATATCAGCAGGAAGTCTGTGTGTAAATACTCCAACTTCTCTTGCAGTTCCACAAGCACTTGGTTGTCCTGTAAGTGAAAACGCTCCAGAACCTGGTTTCGCTTGTTTATTTAATAAAAAGTGAACATTATATGAAAGTGTATTTACCCAAGTTCCCCTTGTGTGTTGATTCATTCCCATTGTCCAGAAAGATACAACTTTTCTATTTTTTTCAATATATAAATCAGCTAAAGTTTGAAGTTTTTTCTTAAATTCTTCAATATTTTCATCAGGATTTCCTTTTGAAATTTTTGCTACATAATCAAGTGTATAAGGCTCTAAAGATTTTTTATACTCTTCAAAAGAGATTTCCCAGTGAGCTAAACCTGTATTTTTATTTACCATTTTATCACCAGCTTTATATCCATAAGGAGCAAGTGCTGGAGCTTCTGTTTCTGAAACTATTTTTTCCATCTCTTTAGAAATAGTTTGCATTTCTAAATCAGAATATTTTCCATCTTTGATAGACTTTTCATCACTTCTTCTCATTCCATAACCAATATTTACAGGACTTGCTGCAAATACGATATGTTCTTTTACGAAGTCCCAATCAATTGATTCTGGATGATTATATACAATTTCTCTAGCAATATAATTCCATAAAGCTAAGTCAGTATTTGGAGTAAATATGATTTCAATATCAGCTAAATCAGAAGTTCTATGTCTGTAAGTAGAAATATTTATAACTTTTACTTTTTCTGGATCTGATAATTTTCTATCAGTAACCCTTGACCATAAAATTGGGTGCATTTCAGCCATATTTGAACCCCAAGATACAACTGTATCTGTTAATTCAATATCATCATAACATCCACTTGGTTCATCTATTCCAAAAGTTTGATAAAAGCCTGTAACAGCTGAAGCCATACAGTGTCTTGCATTTGGATCAATTGCATTTGATCTAAATCCAGCTTTCATCATTTTTTGAGCTGTATAACCTTCCATAA from Arcobacter suis CECT 7833 encodes:
- a CDS encoding ferredoxin-type protein NapF, with product MKRRELFSSLVSSFKKDEKQEKIIRPPYFKDEDIFFTNCKDCEGLCSTVCEENIIFIQGDFTPKLDFTSSGCTYCDECAKICPNEVLNLEYKKRINAKIEIDVLSCLSWNKTMCFSCKDPCLDDAIDFLAMFRPSINDSCTSCGFCIKSCPTNAIKIIK
- a CDS encoding nitrate reductase cytochrome c-type subunit, with translation MKLGKLALAITVATTILFAANTKNVIDEDSIGLRKVDLLSEDKAAPDETKYGTSQPMSGYKIERAYQNAPPMIPHDVEGMLEITPDNNMCIGCHDVSVAASMNATPIPKSHYIDFRPKHTLDGDNFVKSTDDMKNEVSIKPIETISHARFNCTACHAPQSTGGLAVENTFKANYTRKDGKTHSTWNEVLTDDLDTLKKK
- the napH gene encoding quinol dehydrogenase ferredoxin subunit NapH — its product is MIKKYRFLIARRITQISIMVLYVIANIYGINILMGNLSSSLILITIPLSDPYAILQMFFAGAFLSFDILLGAFFILIFYMIVGGRAFCSWICPVNMITDLANFLRRKFGFNQIQKKQPASRNIRYWVIAISFVISFFMGLAAFELVSPISMVHRGIIFGMGFGWAAMLVIFLFDLFVLKNGWCGHICPLGGFYSLVGKFSLIRVHHNAPNCTACMKCKEVCPESQVLHMVTKTSMPVLSGECTNCGRCVEVCDDNALNFSIKNLKKENENEVR
- the napG gene encoding ferredoxin-type protein NapG, which gives rise to MKTEQNLPISERRKFFLTIARASGLAILGGLTWSAYVDEVKATSLILRPPGARNEADFLATCIKCGMCVEACPFDTLRLAKPGDNKPLGTPFFIPREIPCYMCTDIPCVPVCPTKALDIKSVQNEEKKLDITKAQMGVAVIDDNSCIAFWGIQCDACYRACPLLGEAISIEYSKNERTGKHAFLKPVVHTDVCTGCGLCEKACVTQKAAIFVLPRDIALGKVGDHYVQGWNKKDEKRVENATSNTTKTKISKDSAVDSLNNSSDMEDLLK
- the napA gene encoding nitrate reductase catalytic subunit NapA, with amino-acid sequence MSLSRRDFLKSSAAASAAAAIGMTVPADLQAQANVAEGGWRWDKAACRFCGTGCGIMLATKEGKIVAVKGDPAAPVNRGLNCIKGYFNAKIMYGADRLKQPLLRMNAKGEFDKKADFAPVSWKRAFDEMEKHIRIALKEKGPEGIGIFASGQYTIMEGYTAQKMMKAGFRSNAIDPNARHCMASAVTGFYQTFGIDEPSGCYDDIELTDTVVSWGSNMAEMHPILWSRVTDRKLSDPEKVKVINISTYRHRTSDLADIEIIFTPNTDLALWNYIAREIVYNHPESIDWDFVKEHIVFAASPVNIGYGMRRSDEKSIKDGKYSDLEMQTISKEMEKIVSETEAPALAPYGYKAGDKMVNKNTGLAHWEISFEEYKKSLEPYTLDYVAKISKGNPDENIEEFKKKLQTLADLYIEKNRKVVSFWTMGMNQHTRGTWVNTLSYNVHFLLNKQAKPGSGAFSLTGQPSACGTAREVGVFTHRLPADMMVDNPKHRDIAEKAWSIPAGTLNPKGHQHIMKIHRDIEDGNIKFAWVNVCNPYQDTASATHWIKAAREMDNFIVTSDGYPGISAKVSDLILPSAMIYEKWGGYGNAERRTQLWRQQVVPVGDAMSDTWQWVELSKRFTVKDLWGEQTLASSKGEIKLPDVIEAAKAMGYNENTTMYEILFANKKAQSYKLDQKDPVQAGYDNSEGFGDARKVVGSDGKVFKGYGFFIQKYLFEEYADFGRGHGHDLADFDTYHKVRGLKWPVVDGKETQWRFNTKYDPYAKKESPDSDFAFYGTLAKELAQGDLLGVKDQTKKSLKNKAKIFARPYMDPPEIPDTEYPVWLSTGRVLEHWHSGTMTMRVPELYRAVPEALCYMHPEDAKTYGVTQGSLCWVESRRGKVKARVETRGRNRPSRGLVFVPWFDEKVFINKVCLDATCPQSGQTDFKKCAVKIYQA